A single genomic interval of Salinarchaeum sp. IM2453 harbors:
- a CDS encoding IS630 family transposase yields the protein MERSRRKEIKRHLTEEEIDKLLRETEDDHHLRRLGFLKNLYQGDSIPEAADREGRSATTGGRWADAWNEDGLDGLMPSFGGGRPPKLDEDEQEELVEMLRDGQPWKSQEIQHLLQEEFGVSYSPNYLGTFLRELGLSYAKPRPKRPHRPENPDEILEERVDDALDEGNQPHNKREGEDEKGWTVDDDICTDGGTVLGFFDASKPQPYDNSRRVWYVDDPHIERELVKTHDSAVGFYALNGESLVEFTEDEKKERICGVLEMVREQNPGKRILLVLDKHGAHRCKYTRKRAHELGIDLIFIPSGSPHLNPIEQVWKHLKWTMAPIVVDNESEFKTLVQRTFEKITNRVSFAKKWCEKFLDFQKLS from the coding sequence ATGGAGCGCTCACGTCGAAAAGAAATTAAGCGTCACTTGACTGAGGAAGAAATCGATAAATTACTGCGTGAGACCGAAGACGATCACCACCTCCGCAGGCTTGGATTTTTGAAAAATCTCTACCAAGGCGACTCGATCCCGGAGGCCGCCGACCGAGAAGGTCGGTCGGCCACCACCGGTGGTCGCTGGGCCGACGCTTGGAACGAGGACGGCTTAGATGGACTGATGCCGAGTTTCGGGGGCGGCCGGCCCCCGAAACTCGACGAGGATGAGCAAGAAGAGCTGGTCGAGATGCTTCGTGACGGCCAACCGTGGAAATCACAGGAGATTCAGCATCTTCTCCAGGAGGAATTCGGCGTTTCCTACAGTCCAAATTACCTTGGTACCTTCCTTCGGGAACTCGGTCTCTCATACGCGAAACCACGGCCAAAACGTCCACATCGACCAGAGAATCCTGATGAAATCCTCGAAGAGCGCGTCGATGACGCGCTCGACGAGGGCAACCAGCCACACAACAAACGTGAGGGAGAAGACGAGAAAGGATGGACTGTTGACGATGATATCTGCACCGATGGTGGTACAGTCCTCGGATTTTTTGACGCATCGAAGCCACAACCGTACGATAATTCACGACGTGTCTGGTACGTAGACGATCCACACATTGAGCGGGAGTTAGTCAAGACACACGATTCTGCGGTTGGATTCTACGCGCTCAACGGCGAGAGCTTGGTTGAGTTCACTGAAGACGAAAAGAAGGAACGAATCTGTGGTGTATTAGAAATGGTTCGCGAGCAGAATCCCGGCAAGCGGATTCTGCTCGTTTTGGATAAGCACGGAGCTCATAGATGTAAATACACGCGCAAGCGTGCGCATGAACTCGGAATCGACCTGATTTTCATTCCATCAGGCTCACCGCACCTCAACCCAATCGAACAGGTCTGGAAACATCTCAAGTGGACGATGGCACCGATTGTCGTTGACAACGAAAGTGAATTCAAAACCCTTGTTCAGAGAACGTTCGAGAAAATAACGAACCGTGTCAGCTTCGCAAAGAAGTGGTGTGAGAAGTTCCTTGACTTTCAAAAGTTATCTTAG
- a CDS encoding metallophosphoesterase produces the protein MIVLLSDTHRQRKPDLTGHLRARIQEATAVCHAGDFTTTTVLEHFQDIAPRLYAVHGNADERAVIDQLPPKRTIRESGVNIAMTHRKRGGKTGLMMFGRERDADIVVSGHTHNPTIVQTDGPLLVNPGSHADPRGNQPGYAEIKQSPEQIIATIYTPTGSKIQEVKVTE, from the coding sequence ATGATTGTACTTCTATCAGATACACATCGACAAAGAAAACCGGATTTAACGGGACATTTGCGGGCACGAATTCAAGAAGCAACAGCAGTGTGTCATGCAGGAGATTTTACAACTACAACAGTTCTTGAGCACTTTCAGGATATAGCGCCACGGTTATATGCCGTTCACGGAAATGCAGATGAACGTGCCGTAATTGACCAATTGCCACCAAAGCGTACGATTAGAGAAAGCGGGGTGAATATTGCAATGACACATCGTAAACGAGGCGGAAAGACTGGATTGATGATGTTTGGCCGCGAACGGGACGCAGATATTGTTGTCAGTGGTCATACGCACAATCCAACAATAGTGCAGACAGATGGTCCATTACTTGTGAATCCGGGAAGTCATGCAGACCCACGGGGGAATCAACCAGGATACGCAGAAATCAAGCAGAGTCCTGAGCAGATAATCGCCACTATATACACACCCACAGGCAGTAAGATACAGGAAGTGAAAGTAACAGAATAG
- a CDS encoding DUF2892 domain-containing protein — MLDACESQVRLMAGIVVTAGLILGIFWNQWALVVPAFAGLNLFQSSITGVCPAEWFLPGCSE; from the coding sequence ATGCTAGATGCATGCGAATCGCAGGTGCGGTTGATGGCAGGAATTGTAGTAACTGCTGGGCTGATTCTTGGAATTTTTTGGAATCAGTGGGCACTAGTTGTGCCGGCGTTTGCAGGGCTCAATCTATTCCAGAGTAGTATAACAGGTGTCTGTCCTGCCGAGTGGTTTTTACCGGGCTGTTCAGAGTAG
- a CDS encoding valine--tRNA ligase: MSKETSQSKFDAQGSLTGEYDPREVESRWQQEWVDQQTYTYDPETADPDLTFTIDTPPPTVSGSLHMGHLYGFTLQDMIARFRRMYDGNALYPFGYDDNGIASERLTERELGIQHGDFSRREFQEKCREVCQEYESEFTEKVQGLGASVDWTRTYKTIEPRVQQISQLSFIDLYEQGREYRQRAPAIWCPECQTAISQVEMEDAERDSHYNDIAFTLKELGGNAPEAVGNEDQEYPTPVETGDDIVISTTRPELLPACVAMFVHPEDKQNAHLVGGTAEVPLFEHEVPIYADERVDMDTGTGVVMCCTFGDQTDIEWYQAHDLDLRVAIDETATLTELADDYEGMSTHEARDVIVEDLDDEGLLLDRRAITHTVNVHERCETDVEFRVTEQWYVELLDKTDEYLEAGRKMDWYPEKMFTRYQHWIEGLEWDWCISRQRDSGIPFPVWYCEECNEEILADRDDLPVDPIQDEPPVDECPACGSTEFKPEEDVFDTWATSSLTPLVNCGWDPEEVGTGKAGKSDFKYPGLYPMSLRPQGHDIISFWLFHTIVKCYEHTGEVPFESVMINGMVLDENREAMSKSKGNVVVPDEVLAEFPVDATRFWAAGTSIGDDFPFKEGDLEAGEKLLRKIWNASKLVDQLTPETVEEPASLTPIDEWLLARLDTAIETIADHLLNYEFSKARNKLRMFFWNTFCDDYLEIAKQRLDGGSSESTEYTLITAHRVFLKMFAPLLPHITEEIWQAMYANEESIHTTTWPDKTGYDADIEAGETAMEVISALRRYKTDNQMPLNATLDDVIVYGDVTGFEDAITDVMHVNKLETTTDEAPITTEVVDVNLDYATVGPKYGGKVSEFDAAIEAGEFEDTDNGLEIAGETLAEDVYELQEERTYAGEGEMVEAGGAVVIVKG; the protein is encoded by the coding sequence ATGTCTAAGGAAACATCACAATCCAAGTTTGACGCACAGGGTTCACTCACTGGCGAGTATGACCCGCGCGAAGTTGAATCGCGATGGCAACAAGAGTGGGTTGACCAGCAAACATACACGTACGACCCAGAGACAGCAGATCCAGATCTCACGTTCACTATTGATACACCACCACCGACAGTTTCTGGTAGTCTGCACATGGGTCATCTGTATGGGTTCACGCTGCAGGATATGATTGCTAGATTCCGTCGGATGTACGATGGTAATGCATTGTATCCGTTTGGCTACGACGACAACGGAATTGCGAGTGAACGGTTGACCGAGCGTGAGTTGGGCATCCAACATGGAGATTTCTCGCGCCGCGAGTTCCAAGAAAAATGTAGGGAGGTATGTCAGGAATATGAATCAGAGTTCACAGAAAAAGTCCAAGGATTAGGAGCGTCAGTTGACTGGACACGAACATACAAAACGATTGAGCCACGTGTGCAACAAATTTCGCAGTTGTCGTTTATTGATCTGTATGAGCAAGGCCGAGAGTACAGACAGCGGGCACCAGCTATCTGGTGTCCCGAGTGTCAGACAGCAATTTCACAGGTTGAAATGGAAGACGCTGAACGTGATTCTCATTACAACGATATTGCATTTACTCTAAAAGAGCTCGGAGGTAACGCTCCGGAAGCAGTTGGTAATGAAGATCAAGAGTATCCAACCCCAGTTGAGACAGGCGATGATATTGTAATCTCGACGACACGACCAGAATTGCTTCCTGCTTGTGTTGCCATGTTTGTGCATCCGGAAGACAAGCAGAATGCTCACCTTGTTGGCGGGACCGCGGAGGTGCCGCTATTTGAGCATGAGGTCCCGATATATGCGGATGAAAGAGTTGATATGGATACTGGGACCGGAGTTGTCATGTGCTGTACGTTTGGTGACCAAACAGACATTGAATGGTATCAGGCACATGATTTAGACCTTCGAGTTGCAATTGACGAAACAGCAACACTGACGGAATTAGCTGATGATTACGAGGGGATGAGCACACATGAGGCAAGAGATGTTATCGTCGAAGACCTAGATGATGAAGGACTACTCCTTGATCGGCGAGCAATTACACATACGGTAAATGTCCACGAGCGATGTGAAACGGATGTTGAATTCCGGGTGACAGAACAATGGTACGTTGAATTATTGGATAAAACCGATGAATATCTTGAAGCTGGCAGGAAAATGGACTGGTATCCAGAAAAGATGTTTACCCGGTACCAGCATTGGATTGAAGGACTAGAGTGGGACTGGTGTATCTCTCGACAACGTGATTCAGGTATTCCATTCCCAGTCTGGTACTGTGAGGAGTGCAACGAAGAGATACTTGCTGATCGAGATGATCTGCCAGTAGATCCAATTCAAGATGAGCCTCCAGTTGATGAATGTCCTGCCTGTGGGAGTACCGAATTTAAGCCAGAAGAAGATGTATTCGATACGTGGGCAACATCGTCATTGACACCACTGGTTAACTGCGGTTGGGATCCAGAAGAGGTTGGAACAGGAAAGGCTGGGAAGAGTGATTTCAAGTATCCAGGGCTATATCCGATGAGCCTTCGCCCACAAGGACATGATATCATCTCATTCTGGCTATTCCATACAATTGTAAAATGCTATGAGCATACTGGAGAAGTGCCATTTGAGTCTGTGATGATCAATGGGATGGTGCTCGATGAGAATCGAGAAGCAATGTCAAAGTCTAAAGGGAATGTTGTTGTTCCAGATGAGGTGCTGGCAGAATTCCCGGTTGACGCAACTCGATTTTGGGCAGCAGGAACATCAATTGGAGACGACTTCCCCTTCAAAGAGGGTGACCTCGAAGCAGGAGAAAAGCTCCTGCGGAAGATATGGAACGCATCAAAGCTAGTTGACCAACTTACGCCAGAAACAGTCGAAGAACCAGCATCACTGACACCAATTGATGAGTGGTTGCTCGCTCGTCTGGATACAGCAATAGAGACAATCGCTGATCACTTACTCAACTACGAATTCTCGAAGGCAAGAAACAAGCTCCGGATGTTCTTCTGGAATACATTCTGTGATGATTATCTAGAGATCGCAAAACAACGGTTAGATGGTGGATCCTCTGAGTCGACAGAATACACCCTGATCACTGCACATAGGGTGTTTTTGAAGATGTTTGCACCGCTGTTGCCGCACATCACTGAGGAGATCTGGCAGGCAATGTACGCCAACGAAGAGAGTATTCACACAACCACATGGCCAGACAAGACTGGGTATGATGCTGATATCGAAGCAGGAGAGACAGCAATGGAAGTAATCTCAGCATTGCGGCGATACAAAACGGATAACCAGATGCCACTAAACGCAACACTGGACGATGTGATTGTATATGGTGATGTCACAGGATTTGAAGATGCAATTACAGATGTAATGCATGTGAATAAGCTTGAGACAACTACAGATGAAGCTCCGATCACAACGGAAGTTGTAGATGTCAATCTGGATTATGCGACAGTTGGACCAAAGTATGGTGGAAAAGTGAGCGAGTTTGATGCGGCAATTGAAGCAGGTGAGTTCGAGGATACAGACAACGGACTTGAGATTGCCGGAGAAACCCTTGCTGAGGATGTGTACGAGCTACAGGAGGAACGGACGTATGCTGGTGAAGGTGAAATGGTAGAAGCAGGAGGAGCGGTTGTAATCGTCAAAGGCTAG
- a CDS encoding glutamate--tRNA ligase, which translates to MDSELRDQIKRAVKRHALINAVKHESEPNVGAIMGPLMQDHPKFREHGDEIPQIAGPIVSDIAGMSHEERREQLADLDSEALADIEASDEQDEHPLPELPNVDQYDEVRMRCAPNPNGPWHLGHARMPAVIGTYKQRYDGWFCVRFDDTDPETKRPDLDAYDAILDDVSYLGFDPNAVYKASDRLELYYDYARELIEKGGAYTCSCPADEFSQLKNNGKPCPHRDKPVETVEHEFEQMISGEYDSGEMVLRIKTDIKHKNPALRDWVGFRMIDTPHPRDDAAEYRCWPMLDFQSGIDDHEIGITHIIRGIDLQDSAKRQRFVYDYFDWEYPEVVHWGHVQIDGYDVPMSTSSIAEMINNGELDGWDDPRAPTLASLRRRGIKGDAIVDAMVELGTSTSNVDLSMSSVYSANRERIDKEADRYFFVRNPTSIPLTGDTPSTASPPLHPDYPDRGSRSIPITDAVLIEPDDMPEPDTRVWLKGLGCVRYDGDQFVTTGDDISAVREEDVPVIHWVPDDDSINMRCRTPSGDVQGYAEPAVSDLLPDTIIQFERVGFVRIDQQDQDPIAYFAHQ; encoded by the coding sequence ATGGACTCTGAACTTCGTGATCAGATTAAGCGTGCGGTCAAACGGCATGCGCTGATTAACGCTGTCAAACATGAAAGTGAGCCAAATGTGGGCGCAATTATGGGTCCGCTCATGCAGGATCATCCCAAATTCCGTGAGCATGGAGATGAAATCCCACAGATTGCAGGCCCAATTGTCTCTGATATCGCTGGAATGTCTCACGAAGAGCGTCGTGAGCAATTGGCCGATCTTGATTCTGAAGCCCTTGCCGATATTGAAGCGTCTGATGAACAAGATGAGCATCCTCTCCCTGAGCTTCCAAATGTGGATCAATATGATGAAGTTCGAATGCGGTGCGCTCCAAACCCTAATGGTCCGTGGCATCTTGGCCACGCTCGTATGCCTGCCGTCATTGGCACGTATAAACAGCGATATGACGGCTGGTTCTGTGTTCGATTTGATGATACTGACCCCGAAACAAAACGTCCGGACTTAGATGCGTATGATGCTATCTTAGACGATGTTTCATACCTCGGGTTTGATCCTAATGCAGTATACAAAGCAAGTGATCGACTTGAACTCTACTATGACTATGCTCGTGAGTTAATTGAAAAAGGAGGCGCCTACACATGCTCGTGTCCCGCTGATGAGTTCTCCCAACTCAAAAACAACGGAAAACCATGCCCTCACCGTGATAAACCAGTAGAGACCGTCGAACATGAATTCGAGCAAATGATCAGCGGTGAATATGACTCGGGAGAGATGGTTCTTCGGATAAAAACCGATATTAAACACAAAAACCCTGCCCTCCGTGATTGGGTTGGATTCCGAATGATTGATACTCCTCATCCTCGTGATGACGCTGCTGAATATCGGTGCTGGCCGATGCTGGACTTCCAGTCTGGAATTGATGATCATGAGATCGGCATCACACATATTATCCGTGGCATCGACCTGCAGGACTCTGCTAAACGCCAGAGATTTGTTTATGACTACTTTGACTGGGAGTACCCAGAAGTTGTCCACTGGGGACACGTTCAGATTGACGGATACGATGTTCCAATGTCGACATCCAGTATTGCTGAAATGATAAACAATGGCGAACTTGACGGTTGGGATGACCCTCGCGCCCCGACTCTCGCCAGTCTCCGCCGCCGCGGTATCAAAGGTGATGCTATCGTCGATGCGATGGTTGAGCTGGGAACATCAACATCCAATGTTGACTTATCAATGAGCTCTGTTTACTCGGCCAATCGAGAACGAATTGATAAGGAGGCAGACCGGTACTTTTTCGTCAGGAACCCTACGAGCATACCACTCACTGGAGATACCCCCTCAACGGCCTCTCCACCGTTGCATCCCGATTACCCAGACCGAGGTTCGCGATCGATCCCCATCACCGATGCTGTTTTAATTGAACCAGATGATATGCCTGAACCTGATACTCGAGTCTGGCTTAAAGGGCTCGGCTGTGTTCGATATGATGGTGATCAGTTTGTTACTACCGGCGATGATATCTCCGCTGTTCGAGAGGAAGATGTCCCTGTGATTCACTGGGTTCCTGATGATGACAGCATCAATATGCGCTGCCGTACGCCAAGCGGAGATGTACAAGGTTACGCAGAACCCGCTGTAAGCGACCTTCTTCCTGACACTATTATTCAATTTGAGCGTGTTGGGTTCGTTCGAATCGATCAGCAAGATCAAGATCCAATCGCATACTTCGCCCATCAATAA
- a CDS encoding aminopeptidase has translation MDPRVREHADIIVSHSVELEEGDDVVIHAPPVAEDLVVALYERIGDVGANPISLFGSDRAQRAYLKARDEFETPEHTLAMVKEADVHIAIRANRNVTETGDVDPETNAAYSKAVMPVREERLSKRWCLTQYPAPANAQLAEMSTAGYEDFVWDAVLKDWEEQRKHQEQLVEILDPAEEVRIVSGDTTDLTMSIDGNPTKNDYGEHNMPGGEVFTAPQPDSVNGEVLFDKPLYHQGREVENVYLEFEDGVVVDHSATKNEEVLTEVLNTDENARRLGELGIGMNRDIDRFTYNMLFDEKMGDTVHMAVGRAYEDTVGKDNERNDSAVHVDMIVDMAEESRIEVDGETVQKNGCFIFEDGFEE, from the coding sequence ATGGACCCTCGCGTTCGTGAGCATGCAGATATTATCGTATCACACTCAGTTGAGCTTGAAGAAGGCGACGACGTAGTTATTCATGCACCTCCCGTTGCTGAGGACCTGGTTGTAGCACTATACGAGCGAATCGGAGACGTGGGAGCCAACCCAATTTCGCTATTCGGTAGTGACCGGGCACAACGTGCCTATCTCAAAGCCCGAGATGAATTTGAGACACCAGAACATACACTGGCAATGGTAAAAGAGGCAGATGTTCACATTGCTATTCGAGCAAATCGTAATGTAACTGAGACAGGAGATGTCGATCCAGAGACAAATGCTGCATATTCAAAGGCAGTGATGCCGGTTCGAGAAGAACGACTCTCAAAACGGTGGTGTCTAACGCAATATCCAGCTCCTGCTAATGCGCAATTGGCGGAAATGTCAACCGCAGGCTATGAAGATTTTGTCTGGGATGCCGTGCTAAAAGACTGGGAAGAGCAACGAAAGCATCAGGAACAGCTGGTTGAAATACTTGATCCAGCCGAAGAGGTTAGAATTGTGTCAGGGGATACGACAGATCTGACAATGTCAATTGATGGGAACCCAACAAAAAATGACTATGGAGAACACAATATGCCAGGAGGAGAGGTATTCACAGCCCCACAACCAGACAGTGTAAACGGAGAGGTGTTGTTTGACAAGCCACTTTATCACCAAGGCCGAGAGGTCGAAAATGTATACTTGGAATTTGAAGATGGTGTTGTTGTTGACCATTCGGCAACGAAGAATGAGGAAGTGCTGACAGAAGTCTTAAATACAGATGAAAATGCTCGACGACTCGGAGAGCTAGGCATTGGGATGAACCGGGATATCGACCGATTCACATATAATATGCTGTTTGACGAGAAGATGGGAGATACTGTCCATATGGCGGTTGGTCGAGCATATGAAGACACGGTTGGGAAAGATAACGAGCGAAACGACAGTGCAGTGCACGTGGATATGATCGTTGATATGGCAGAAGAATCACGGATTGAAGTTGATGGAGAGACAGTTCAAAAGAACGGATGCTTCATTTTCGAAGACGGGTTTGAAGAATAA
- the trxA gene encoding thioredoxin, which translates to MGTATEPIVIETRQDFETALDEKGVVLVDFYADWCGPCKRMNPVLEEVAEETAATLAKVDVDSQQELAQEHEVRSVPTIKIFADGNEVERLVGVQKKEQLAEIIKKYN; encoded by the coding sequence ATGGGTACTGCTACCGAACCAATAGTAATCGAAACAAGACAAGATTTTGAAACAGCACTCGACGAGAAAGGAGTGGTGCTTGTCGACTTTTATGCAGACTGGTGTGGGCCATGCAAGCGAATGAATCCAGTATTGGAGGAAGTCGCCGAAGAAACAGCAGCAACCTTGGCCAAAGTCGATGTCGACAGCCAACAAGAACTAGCTCAAGAACATGAAGTACGCTCAGTCCCTACAATAAAGATTTTCGCAGATGGAAACGAAGTAGAGCGATTGGTTGGAGTGCAGAAAAAAGAGCAATTGGCTGAAATAATCAAAAAGTACAACTGA
- a CDS encoding DUF211 domain-containing protein codes for MSDIVRLVLDVLKPHDPPLVEFTQPLSDISGVEAVSATLVEIEEDTRSLQLVVEGQNLDIDTIDEKVRDLGGAVHSVDQVVCGDRPTEFDDMLVR; via the coding sequence ATGTCCGATATTGTTCGGCTTGTCCTTGATGTATTGAAGCCACATGACCCGCCGCTTGTTGAGTTTACTCAGCCACTTAGTGATATTTCCGGTGTAGAGGCTGTTTCTGCCACTCTTGTTGAAATCGAGGAAGATACTCGCTCATTACAGCTGGTTGTCGAAGGCCAAAATCTTGACATCGACACTATCGATGAAAAAGTGCGTGATCTCGGTGGTGCTGTACATTCTGTTGATCAAGTTGTCTGTGGCGACCGTCCAACAGAGTTTGATGACATGCTAGTCCGATGA
- a CDS encoding VIT1/CCC1 transporter family protein, with translation MNLPTESFRRVLGKDDVKSLMRRYFVANGFDGTLTAIGVIVSSYLSGVDNGQAVIAVGLGAAVGLGISGIWSVWEIERAETKIEQRRVEEAMLTSLGDTRITRDLRYEQMLLSLASATGPVLAILILLTPFLFVESTLTMFQAVVLSIILAVLLLGIVGAYMGVISRQRWYVSALRMGLAGLVVAIISIFLPG, from the coding sequence ATGAATCTCCCAACAGAATCGTTCAGACGCGTCCTCGGCAAAGACGATGTGAAGTCGCTTATGCGCCGATATTTTGTTGCTAACGGATTCGATGGTACACTGACTGCCATTGGTGTTATCGTTAGTTCTTATCTATCTGGAGTCGATAATGGTCAGGCTGTTATTGCTGTTGGTCTAGGAGCTGCTGTTGGTCTCGGCATCTCCGGCATTTGGAGTGTCTGGGAGATTGAACGAGCTGAGACGAAAATTGAGCAACGACGCGTTGAAGAGGCAATGCTCACCAGTCTGGGGGATACCCGTATTACCCGTGATCTGCGATATGAACAGATGCTGCTTTCTCTTGCTTCTGCTACTGGCCCTGTACTGGCAATACTAATCTTATTAACCCCTTTCCTCTTCGTTGAAAGTACACTGACAATGTTCCAAGCTGTTGTTCTGTCGATTATCCTTGCTGTCCTCCTGCTTGGAATCGTTGGTGCATATATGGGTGTTATCTCCAGACAGCGCTGGTATGTATCGGCATTACGGATGGGTTTAGCTGGGCTTGTGGTCGCTATTATCAGTATTTTCCTCCCCGGTTGA
- a CDS encoding sodium:calcium antiporter: MLIFAWLLVVAVVATALIWKGSIWLEGAGNRLSKYYGLPAIVQGAIVAAAGSSFPELASIVLSTLRHGDFELGVAAVIGSALFNILIIPALAGLAKDKPLEASRDLVYKEAQFYLISLAALTLAFSMAVIYFPEGGGDTLRGVFSVELGLILLALYGLYIFVQYEDVQDYEPGPKPSVNVPYQWGLLIGGLVLILIGVEGLIYATLTLGDIFDTSPFLWGLIVIAAGTSLPDAFISIKAARSGRSGVSLANVFGSNIFDLLVAVPAGVLLAALQSSATVINFDRTAPMMGFLIVATIAVFVATRTDLEVTNREAYSLLLLYVGFVGWMLLESTGVVNIVA, from the coding sequence ATGTTGATATTTGCCTGGTTATTGGTCGTGGCTGTCGTTGCCACTGCACTTATATGGAAGGGCAGTATCTGGTTAGAAGGTGCTGGTAATCGCCTATCAAAATATTACGGATTACCGGCGATTGTTCAAGGAGCAATTGTCGCTGCTGCTGGTTCCAGCTTTCCAGAACTAGCGAGTATTGTGTTGTCAACGCTCCGTCATGGCGACTTTGAACTTGGCGTTGCTGCCGTTATCGGATCCGCATTGTTTAATATCCTTATTATCCCTGCACTTGCTGGCCTAGCTAAAGATAAACCACTTGAGGCCAGCCGTGACCTTGTTTATAAAGAGGCTCAATTTTATCTGATCTCACTCGCTGCTTTGACACTTGCATTCTCCATGGCTGTTATCTATTTCCCGGAAGGCGGAGGAGACACCCTTCGGGGCGTATTTAGTGTCGAACTTGGCTTGATCCTGCTTGCACTCTATGGACTATATATTTTTGTCCAATATGAGGATGTCCAAGATTATGAGCCAGGTCCCAAACCTTCGGTTAATGTTCCGTATCAATGGGGGCTCTTGATCGGCGGCCTCGTGTTGATTCTTATTGGTGTTGAAGGGCTTATCTACGCGACATTGACACTTGGTGATATATTCGATACCTCGCCTTTCCTATGGGGGCTTATTGTCATTGCTGCTGGAACAAGTCTGCCAGACGCATTCATTAGCATCAAGGCTGCACGTTCCGGACGATCGGGTGTAAGCCTCGCTAATGTCTTTGGCAGCAATATCTTCGACCTTCTGGTGGCAGTCCCTGCCGGAGTGCTGCTTGCTGCTCTCCAGTCAAGTGCCACTGTTATTAACTTTGATCGTACTGCCCCGATGATGGGCTTTCTAATTGTAGCAACGATTGCGGTTTTCGTTGCAACTCGAACTGACTTAGAGGTCACAAATCGTGAGGCCTATTCCCTACTTCTCCTCTATGTCGGCTTTGTCGGATGGATGCTGTTAGAGAGCACTGGTGTTGTTAATATTGTCGCGTGA